The proteins below are encoded in one region of Oncorhynchus gorbuscha isolate QuinsamMale2020 ecotype Even-year linkage group LG01, OgorEven_v1.0, whole genome shotgun sequence:
- the LOC124040129 gene encoding uncharacterized protein PB18E9.04c-like, with amino-acid sequence MEQIIDINNEVYLWALHFVFLPRVNRDLAVFASQWNCHGLRTDQRQSPLQLFVSGSLAMQRANLTAVRYLFAPTSAPPTPTSAPPTTTSAPPTTTSAPPTTTSAPPTTTSAPPTTTSAPPTTTSAPPTTTSAPPTTTSAPPTTTSAPPTTTSAPPTTTSAPPTTTSAPPTTTSAPPTTTSAPPTTTSAPPTTTSAPPTTTSAPPTTTSAPPTTTSAPPTTTSAPPTTTSAPPTTTSAPPTTTSALYWSEWVIVPQIQFTISNTQMELLRTIIPLEGPRGSLGVDYLQRVMAVISSAPLFPTPT; translated from the coding sequence ATGGAGCAGATCATTGACATCAACaatgaggtgtacctgtgggcaCTACACTTTGTGTTCCTGCCACGGGTGAACAGAGATCTTGCTGTGTTTGCCAGTCAGTGGAACTGCCATGGGCTGAGGACTGACCAACGGCAGTCACCTCTGCAGTTGTTCGTCTCGGGTTCCCTGGCAATGCAGAGGGCCAATCTGACAGCAGTAAGGTATTTGTTCGCCCCCACCTCTGCTCCTCCAACCCCCACCTCTGCTCCTCCAACCACCACCTCTGCTCCTCCAACCACCACCTCTGCTCCTCCAACCACCACCTCTGCTCCTCCAACCACCACCTCTGCTCCTCCAACCACCACCTCTGCTCCTCCAACCACCACCTCTGCTCCTCCAACCACCACCTCTGCTCCTCCAACCACCACCTCTGCTCCTCCAACCACCACCTCTGCTCCTCCAACCACCACCTCTGCTCCTCCAACCACCACCTCTGCTCCTCCAACCACCACCTCTGCTCCTCCAACCACCACCTCTGCTCCTCCAACCACCACCTCTGCTCCTCCAACCACCACCTCTGCTCCTCCAACCACCACCTCTGCTCCTCCAACCACCACCTCTGCTCCTCCAACCACCACCTCTGCTCCTCCAACCACCACCTCTGCTCCTCCAACCACCACCTCTGCTCCTCCAACCACCACCTCGGCTCCTCCAACCACCACCTCGGCTCCTCCAACCACCACCTCGGCTCTTTATTGGTCGGAATGGGTGATTGTGCCACAAATCCAGTTCACCATCAGCAACACACAGATGGAACTGTTGCGGACAATAATTCCATTGGAAGGCCCCAGAGGCAGCCTGGGAGTTGACTATCTACAGAGGGTTATGGCAGTTATATCTTCAGCGCCACTCTTTCCTACTCCAACCTGA